The window GAGGCCGTCAAAAACCTTGTTGATAATGGCCTGATAGAGCAGCGCTTCTTCGGAGGCTGCTTGGAGCTTGGGCTCAAACTGGCGAACCCAGTGTTCGTAGTTTTCGATTTGTTTTTTGAGCTTTTCTTCGCGCTCTTGTGCTTTGTGTGCCATGGCTTCGGTAGCGGCCAGTAGGCGGCGGGTACGCTCTTGTGCTTGGATAGAGGTAAATACACTTGCTATCTTGTCTGAGAGTGTTTCTACAAAATGTATTTCGTGTTGGCCAAACTCTCTGAAAGAAATCAACTCAATAACACCCTCCACCTTGTCTTCGTGGCGTAGGGGGACAATGAGCAAGCTGTTGGGGCGTGCTTTGCCCAAGCCAGAGGTGATTTGGGCGTAGTCTTGTGGGATATCGGTGATGAGGGCTGTGTCACCTTCGCGCCATACGCTGCCGATGAGGCCTTCGCCCATACGGATATGTTTTTGAAGATATTTGCGTCTTTCGTAGGCATAGCAGGCCGTTAGCTCCAGCACTGGTTCTTCGTCTGTGTTTTGAGGATTTTTGACAATAAGAATACCACCCTGAACACTTTGGGTGTACTTTACCAGTTGGGCAATAATTTCAAAAGCCTGCCCGTGGAGGTCGAGGTGATTTTTACGGAAAATCTCGTTGAAGATAGCCAGCCCCTCATTGTGCCAGTTGCGTTGTGCTTCGCCTTTGGCAAATTCTTCCAGTTTTTCGCTACGTTCGTTGGCCTGGCGGATTTTTTCTTTGAGCGTAATGAGCATCTGGCGCAGGCTAGTGGCTAGGCTGCCTATTTCGTCATTAGCACGAATGCTTTCCAACACTTGGTCTTGGTTTTTGAGCCCTTGCGTAACGGACTGTGCGACCTTGTCGAGGATGATCAAAGGGCGTGAGAACGCATGGGTGAAATATAAGACAAAGCCCACTGCTGCCAATAACATCAACAAGCCAACCCCCAACAAAACAAACAGGGAGCGCCAGATGATAAAATTGGTTTCTTGGATGATGCGGTAGTGTAGTTGGCTGAGATCGTCTTCTAGTTGGCCTACAAGGGTAGCCATCTGGCCTGAGAGCCCGCTTTGGCTGTCAAGCCCTATTTCTTCTTCGATTTGGTAGAGTTGTACCAGCTTTTTTCGATACTCTTCGATAGTCCGCCGGATAACAGGGTCGCCTGCATAGGCATTGGTCATAAGCTCTACTTGCGCATACAGCCTTCGGATGTCTTCAGGGTTTTTGCGCATCAAAAAATCTTTCTCGTGGCGGCGTATGGCTAGGATATATCGTTGGGGGAGCGTATCGAGTGCTTCTAATTCGTGGGCTAGGGCGCGGAGCTGCCCTTCGATGCCTTCATCTTTGAAGCCTCGTTGGAACAGCTTGTCGCTGAGGCGGATGAAAAGCTCATTGTATTTTTTGAGTGATTGTTGAATGTGTTGGATTTGGCCTTGTAACCCTAGGCGGGCAGAGATTTCAGAGCGTTCTAACTCTTGGGTACGGTAAACAGCCTCTTGGTAAAGGTCTTCAAAGGCGGCAAGTTGGGTGCTTTGGCCTGTTTGGAGGTATTTTTGGCTTTTGGAGTCGTTGAGGAGATAGGCCTGTTCGGCTTGGCGCAGCTCTAGTGTTTTGACCAATAGCTCGTCGGCGCTGTTTTGGAGGCGTTGGTGGGTGGCGATATGGTTGAGGAACACGACTGCCAATAGCCCTATTGTCCCTGAAAGTGCTATCAGGGTAGAGAAGGCCAAAAACAGCTTTTTCCTTATACCAAACCTTTTCTTTGCCATAGCGCCGCTACGTTACCAACATCTGTGAACGATGCTTACTACTTATCGTAAAAACTATGCCAAATATACATTATATCTTGGCTTTTGCCATAGTTTGCCAGCTTTTTTCGATAAACGGTATAGGCTTCAGGAGGCATTGGGGAGAACAAAAAAGCCCCACTAGGGTGGGGCTGTTGGGGAAGCCAAATCTGCTTATTTTTTGTTGTTGGCAGGGTTGTAGTCTGGCAGTTGCTGGTCGGGGTCAAGCTCTACACTTTGGATTTTTTTGGTGGTTTTTACAAAAAACTTCCAAGTGTTGCCACGTTGCCAAATCTCTACAGGGAGGTTGATGCGGGTTTTGTTGCCGCCTTCTTCAATTACTTCCACTACAGCAGGCATAGGTACTTCGCCCTTGTTGCTAATGGTGATAAAAGCCCCTTGAGCAGGATCATTGGCTTCTTTATACTCAAAGCCTTCTACGGCTTGGTCGATACCGCCAAGGCCATAGAACCAAGTTTTCCAGAACCAAGAGAGTGATTCACCAGAGCCGCTTTCCATAGCACGGAAGAAGTCTTCGGGGGTGGGGTGTTTGAATGCCCACTGACGGATATACTCACGGAAGGCATAATCAAAACGCTCAGGGCCAAGGATGACTTCGCGCAACAACACCAAGCCAAGCGCAGGCTTGTAGTAGGCCGTTAGGCCGAGGGATTGCTCTGACACGATGTCGGGATAAGTGCTGATAGGCTCTTTGAGATACCCGGCTATGCCGCCTAGTTGGCGCATTGGGGGAAATCCGGCACCATACTCACCTTTGTTGAAGGCGCGGGTGCTGTGGATGTTGATGAAAGTATTGAACCCTTCGTCAAGCCAAGGGTATAGGCGCTCGTTAGTCCCTACAATCATCGGGAACCAGTTGTGGCCAAACTCGTGGTCGGTAACACCCCAAAGGCCTTCACCTTTTGACTTGTAGCTACAGAATGATACGCCGGGGTATTCCATTCCGGCAGCACGACCAGCTACGTTTACGGCAGCAGGGTAGGGGTATTCAAACCACATCTGCGAGTAGTGTTCGATAGACGCTTTGGTGTACTCAGTAGAGCGCCCCCAGGCTTTGTTGCCCTCGCTTTCTATTGGGTATACCGAGTGTGCCATACAAGGCTTGCCGCTAGGCAGGTTGATACGGGCAGCATCCCAGATAAATGCCTTAGAA of the Eisenibacter elegans DSM 3317 genome contains:
- a CDS encoding GAF domain-containing protein yields the protein MAKKRFGIRKKLFLAFSTLIALSGTIGLLAVVFLNHIATHQRLQNSADELLVKTLELRQAEQAYLLNDSKSQKYLQTGQSTQLAAFEDLYQEAVYRTQELERSEISARLGLQGQIQHIQQSLKKYNELFIRLSDKLFQRGFKDEGIEGQLRALAHELEALDTLPQRYILAIRRHEKDFLMRKNPEDIRRLYAQVELMTNAYAGDPVIRRTIEEYRKKLVQLYQIEEEIGLDSQSGLSGQMATLVGQLEDDLSQLHYRIIQETNFIIWRSLFVLLGVGLLMLLAAVGFVLYFTHAFSRPLIILDKVAQSVTQGLKNQDQVLESIRANDEIGSLATSLRQMLITLKEKIRQANERSEKLEEFAKGEAQRNWHNEGLAIFNEIFRKNHLDLHGQAFEIIAQLVKYTQSVQGGILIVKNPQNTDEEPVLELTACYAYERRKYLQKHIRMGEGLIGSVWREGDTALITDIPQDYAQITSGLGKARPNSLLIVPLRHEDKVEGVIELISFREFGQHEIHFVETLSDKIASVFTSIQAQERTRRLLAATEAMAHKAQEREEKLKKQIENYEHWVRQFEPKLQAASEEALLYQAIINKVFDGLIITDEKFSITKVNHYILKRFGYSREELVGQSVDVLIETDYNNIIDLREKRFKLSYRSFRRSVAGKVIDRNGLSLDVEMMSGKMEIENKLMYVFVFNEFTLEEMDDAETMPEPEVIRKYHSIFE
- a CDS encoding M1 family metallopeptidase, whose product is MSKIWLHWLLAFVLLCPNIFAQNNQALFDPVSQIQRSPYRTASGYPGEAYWQNRVDYNIQIALDEAANTLKGNVTITYTNNSPHELPYLWLQLDQNRFKADSRGELTLSTDGGRFEGGETGGGYNISSVKVDNQPAENIIDDTRMQIRLAKPLKPGAKTTISIDYGFYIPNYGADRMGRQDTKNGIIYEIAQWYPRMAVYDDVRGWNNEPYLGAGEFYCDYGDFDYRITVPYDHIVVGSGALQNPQEVLTADQIKRLEQAANSDKTVMIIDAKEVGNASKTRPTKSGTLTWHFKMENSRDVAFATSKAFIWDAARINLPSGKPCMAHSVYPIESEGNKAWGRSTEYTKASIEHYSQMWFEYPYPAAVNVAGRAAGMEYPGVSFCSYKSKGEGLWGVTDHEFGHNWFPMIVGTNERLYPWLDEGFNTFINIHSTRAFNKGEYGAGFPPMRQLGGIAGYLKEPISTYPDIVSEQSLGLTAYYKPALGLVLLREVILGPERFDYAFREYIRQWAFKHPTPEDFFRAMESGSGESLSWFWKTWFYGLGGIDQAVEGFEYKEANDPAQGAFITISNKGEVPMPAVVEVIEEGGNKTRINLPVEIWQRGNTWKFFVKTTKKIQSVELDPDQQLPDYNPANNKK